TATAAGCAAAGAAATTAGCGAAGATTCCATCCCCTTTTGCATCTTCAACGCATCTCAGGTATACTCTtgtgaagtaaaaaaaacagaaatattAACTCAATATATAAGGAAAAGTATAggcgtaaaaataaaagaaattaaagaagTTTTTGAGGGTGAAGTTATCAAGATAGAACCATTTTATGATGATAcatacgaagaaaaaaaaatttcctatGTGCATATTACCTTGAAGACTttgaaggaacaaaaaaaaatcaaaatacaCTCATctatttatgaaaatattgtcaaggagaaaattcaagaaaaagatattatatacattgaATCACACAGCGGGTTAGTCAAACGGGTAGGGAAATGCAGCTTATACCAAGATATGTTTGACATCGAGACGGACACGTTTGTTGACTTACCTAAAGGAAACGtgcataagaaaaaaaatataattcaaaatgtTACCCTCTACGATTTAGATATATCTAATGTGCAGCCAAAGGATAAtattctcaattttttgcaaaattctaaatcaaaaaaaacagaaattacCGATAAACTGAGAAatgaaattaacaaaattgtttataaatatgtcGACCAGGGGATAGCTCAAATTATACCGGGAGTCCTTTTCATTGACGAggtgccaattttttcactcaaaaaaagtgaagtgAAATGAAATGAAGTGCAACAAAATAACgcaaaacaaattaaaataacCTAATGTGTGCTGCGAAAAAGATATGCACTCCGTCCCCTTTGAATCAATTTCCACATTTTGCCTTTTGTGAAATACGCTGcacgaaaagaaaagaaagaaaggcAGCCCCCTCACCTACAGGCGAATCCCAGTTGCATCCCCCATTCGTTCCTTTTCAATTCCTCAGGTCCATATGCTAGACATTGAATGCTTCACTTACTTAAACCGAACCTTGGAATCCAACTTGGCCCCCATAGTCATTTTGGCCACAAATCGGGGAATATGCAACATAAAAGGTGTCCTTTCTATTTCTTCAACGGATAACCATACGCACGAATGGATATAAGCACAAGCCTGCGTGTACACGCACGTTCGTTCTCATTCACTTACACCTACACACTTTCGTAATCACACTCACGTGCAAATACGCGCCACTCAGGTACGAACATCATATCCGCCCACGGAATCCCCGTTGACTTGCTGGATCGAATCATAATTGTTAAGACGATGTTGTACAATAAGGAGGAAATACTACAGGTATGCACAGGTGCAAGTGGGCTCGGCTTGTAAACccgcatacatatatgcactgCGTATGCGTGTGCATTGTGCCGTCGAAGAACCTCCAGCCTAGGCATTCCTCTCCCTTTCACAAAAccgcttctcatttttgcatttccacTGTTCGAACCTTTTCTCTTGCCTCCCCACCTCTAAGGTTCTAAAACTGAGGTGCAaatttgagaaaataaaaatcgaaAACGAAGCCTTAAATTATTTGGCCGATATAGGTAAATGAAACAAATTAGGAGAAAGTGCACTTCTGTATGTGGGGGGCGCGCTTTGCTGTTTTCATTTCGCCGTGTTGACTCTGCTATGTTCACTCTTCCGTGTTCAGTTTTCTGCgcatgtatttatttttttacaaaatttccgccccattttttccccctgtgTAGGCATCCAGTGTTCCCTAAGATACGCCATTCAACTTTTAACCCCAGCGAAAATATTATccaaaagaaaagggaaaaaacggatAAATAAAAGCATTGTAGAAATcgtttcctccattttttttgacacaAAAAGATCCACGCAGCTTCTCTTGGacgacaaaaataaatatttgtattaGTTTGCTACGTTAATGTAATAAGCACCAATTGTCTTTGCGTCttacgttaaaaaaatgggacaaaaaaaaatgtgttagaCAATTTCGTTTGCTGCGGAGCGGGGCTTAACTAGAACGGAGATGTGTGCACGTGAATTCGTATGCTTACGTGCCTTTGTACACTAACAAGTGTTGTCATAAATGTGAATTTAcgtgtgtatttttcttccgcAGTTCACCCCATGCAACCACTCACGTTCCCTGTTTTGATAAATTTACCTTATAactaggaaaaaaaaaaaaatccaattAAGGGATACTTTTTAcatgtcatttttgtttcattttggtCAATAATTAAACGTGCCGaaatgaagggaaaaatttaCGTGAACTTTCACCTTTTGCACAcctataaattaaaaacaggCACGAGAAATAATCCAAGATTTCCCCGCTGCCGCTTTATGTTTCCTGCGGCACTTTGATAACGtggaaattttgttttgcttcatttatttatatgccttattttttatttttttcccacttaaatgaatttttcactttaaatttttttgtccttttcccCTCGATACATTCCTTTGTGACGAAATGACATTCCTATAGCccttttatcttttaaaaaaaaaaaaagatcgtTAAATTATCGtgtacaaataattttctcccaAAAAGAATTACGCGATTAACgctgttaaaatatttgcgAAGGGTTTGAATGGCTAACTTGTGTATATTACAAAAACGAATATCAAAAATAGATTTTCATCGCAAGTGTGTTGCTCATAAGGGGTGGTTCCCCCCCGAAGGTCCTTCAGATGAAACAGTTCTCACTCTCCCTGGATGCCAATTGAGAAATGCATTGCTTCACTCGCAAAGTGTGCTAAatattgtttaaaaaaaaaagtaatttgtATTGCCATGATTTGACTGcgtatttttacattttaatttttattctcgTCTGTTTTTCTCTTgcatttcttcccttttatcACCCCCTTTGTTAAGTTTTCCAACAAGCTCAG
This genomic stretch from Plasmodium cynomolgi strain B DNA, chromosome 14, whole genome shotgun sequence harbors:
- a CDS encoding RuvB-like 1 (putative); amino-acid sequence: MNIIESNREKERISLHSHISGLGLDADGFVQDLNFEQKKRKSGKMGVNGLMNGQPNGVINGQPHGVINGQPNGMVNGHANPDDALCNEFTGNGIKANSELNGYAHTNGECTHPQEESDDEVYRNFYNCKGMIGQKKAREAAGIFINLIKEKNICKCLLLAGPSGSGKTAIAIAISKEISEDSIPFCIFNASQVYSCEVKKTEILTQYIRKSIGVHMLDIECFTYLNRTLESNLAPIVILATNRGICNIKGTNIISAHGIPVDLLDRIIIVKTMLYNKEEILQVLKLRCKFEKIKIENEALNYLADIGIQCSLRYAIQLLTPAKILSKRKGKKRINKSIVEIVSSIFFDTKRSTQLLLDDKNKYLY